In Rhineura floridana isolate rRhiFlo1 chromosome 1, rRhiFlo1.hap2, whole genome shotgun sequence, the following proteins share a genomic window:
- the NAA35 gene encoding N-alpha-acetyltransferase 35, NatC auxiliary subunit: MVMKASAEDDDSEWELNIPEKMEKSNTSWIDITQDFEDCCRELKLGELLHDKLFGLFEAMSAIEMMDPKMDAGMIGNQVNRKVLNFEQAIKDGTIKIKDLSLPELIGIMDTCFCCLITWLEGHSLAQTVFTCLYIHNPDFIEDPAMKAFALGILKICDIAREKVNKAAVFEEEDFQSMTYGFKMANSVTDLRVTGMLKDVEDDMQRRVKSTRSRQGEERNPEVELEHQQCFAVFSRVKFTRVLLTVLIAFTKKETGAVTEAQKLMTQAADLLSAIHNSLHHGIQAQNDTTKGDHPIMMGFEPLVNQRLLPPTFPRYAKIIKREEMINYFSKLIDRIKTVCEVVNLTNLRCILDFFCEFSEQSPCVLSRSLLQTTFLVDNKKVFGTHLMQDMVKDALRSFVSPPVLSHKCCLYNNHQAKDYIDSFVTHCVRPFCSLIQIHGHNRARQRDKLGHILEEFATLQDEAEKVDAALHSMLLKHEPQRQHLACLGTWVLYHNLRIMIQYLLSGFELELYSMHEYYYIYWYLSEFLYAWLMSTLSRADSSQMAEERILEEQQKGRSNKKTKKKKKVRPLSREITMSQAYQNMCAGMYKTMIAFDMDGKVRKPKFELDSEQVRYEHRFAPFNSVITPPPVHYLQFKEMSDLNKYSPPPQSSDLYMAASKHFQQAKMILENIPNPDHEVNRILKVAKPNIVVMKLLAGGHKKDSKVPPEFDFSPHRYFPVVKLV, encoded by the exons AATTGAAGTTGGGGGAGTTGCTTCATGACAAACT TTTCGGTCTGTTTGAAGCCATGTCTGCTATTGAAATGATGGATCCCAAGATGGATGCTGGTATGATTGGAAACCAAGTTAATCGAAAAGTTCTTAACTTTGAACAAGCTATCAAG GATGGTACCATTAAAATTAAAGATTTATCCTTACCTGAGTTGATAGGGATAATGGAcacttgtttttgttgtttg ATAACATGGTTGGAAGGCCATTCTTTGGCACAGACTGTATTCACTTGCCTTTATATTCATAATCCAGACTTTATAGAAGATCCTGCCATGAAGGCATTTGCTCTGGGGATCCTCAAAATTTGTGATATTGCCAGAGAAAAAGTAAAcaaagctgcagtatttgaagaG GAAGATTTTCAGTCCATGACATACGGATTTAAAATGGCGAACAGTGTAACAGATCTTCGAGTCACAG GTATGCTGAAGGATGTTGAAGATGACATGCAACGGCGAGTTAAG AGCACTCGAAGTCGACAAGGAGAAGAGAGAAATCCAGAAGTAGAACTTGAA CATCAACAGTGCTTTGCAGTATTCAGCAGAGTGAAGTTTACCCGGGTATTACTGACTGTATTAATAGCCTTTACCAAAAAAGAG ACTGGTGCAGTTACAGAGGCTCAGAAACTGATGACTCAGGCAGCTGACTTGCTTTCTGCTATCCACAACTCATTACACCATGGCATTCAGGCGCAGAATGACACAACAAAAGGAG aTCACCCTATTATGATGGGTTTTGAGCCCCTTGTTAATCAGAGATTGCTCCCTCCAACTTTTCCTCGATATGCAAAAATTATTAAAAGGGAAGAAATGATCAACTATTTTTCAAAACTAATAGACCGAATAAAAACTGTGTGTGAAGTTGTCAATTTAACTAATTTGCGCTGCATACTG GATTTTTTCTGTGAATTTAGTGAACAGTCACCTTGTGTTCTCTCAAGATCACTGTTACAG ACTACTTTTCTTGTGGATAATAAAAAGGTATTTGGGACTCATCTCATGCAAGATATGGTGAAAGATGCCCTGCGATCTTTTGTCAGTCCTCCAGTACTTTCACATAA GTGTTGTCTTTACAACAACCATCAGGCTAAGGACTACATTGACTCCTTTGTTACACACTGTGTTCGA CCATTTTGTAGTTTGATTCAGATTCATGGGCACAACAGAGCTCGTCAAAGAGATAAACTTGGTCATATTCTTGAAGAATTTGCTACTTTGCAAGATGAG GCAGAGAAAGTGGATGCAGCACTTCACAGTATGCTACTGAAACATGAACCCCAAAGGCAACATTTGGCCTGCTTGGGCACCTGGGTCCTTTATCATAACCTTCGCATCATGATACAGTATCTTCTGAGTGGGTTTGAACTGGAACTCTACAGTATGCATGAATATTACTACATATATTG GTATCTCTCTGAGTTTCTCTATGCCTGGCTAATGTCAACACTCAGTCGTGCTGATAGCTCTCAAATGGCAGAAGAAAGAATACTGGAAGAGCAGCAGAAAGGTCGGAGTAATAAAAAaaccaagaaaaagaaaaaag TTCGTCCTCTGAGCAGAGAGATTACCATGAGCCAAGCCTATCAAAACATGTGTGCTGGGATGTATAAG ACTATGATTGCTTTTGACATGGATGGAAAAGTGAGAAAGCCAAAGTTTGAGCTCGATAGTGAGCAGGTTCGGTACGAGCACAGGTTTGCTCCATTCAACAGTGTCATCACACCACCACCTGTACACTATTTGCAATTCAAG GAAATGTCTGATCTAAATAAATACAGCCCTCCTCCCCAGTCCTCTGATCTCTACATGGCTGCTAGCAAACACTTTCAGCAAGCTAAAATGATACTGGAAAATATCCCTAACCCAGACCATGAG GTCAACCGAATTCTTAAAGTTGCTAAACCCAATATAGTTGTCATGAAGTTGCTGGCAGGAGGTCACAAAAAAGATTCTAAA